The Herbiconiux sp. SALV-R1 nucleotide sequence GGGCCGATGAGGCGGGCGAAGCCGCCTGCGCCGGCGCGGCGAGCGCCCCGACGAGGGCGAGTGCGGTCAGTGCCGCCCCCACGGTGATTCTGATCGAACGCATGTCTTCCCCCAGACTCATCGAGCGGCCCGTCTCGACGGGTGTCGCTCAGACTGCGATCCTAAGTCACGCGGGGCGCATCCTGAACTCCCGGATACCGGGAGCACGTACAGCCCGCTCAGAGCTGCAGGGCGAAGGCCTCCTCGAACACGGTGACGGTGAAGTCGCGATCGACCGGCATCGCCCGACCGTCGAGCTCGCGCACGGGCGCGATCAGCCTGCCGCTCGAGAGCAGCCAGAGCCCGTCGGCGGCCGCGAGCCGGTCGGGTTCGATGAGGGCCTCGGCGGTCTCGAAGCCGAGGCGGCCGAGCGCGTCGAAAACGGCGGCCTGCGTGGTTCCGGCGAGGATGCCGAGGTCGGTGCGCGGCGTGAGGAAGGTGTCGCCCTCGCGCACGACGACCGTCGACGTGGGGCCCTCGAGCACGATGCCGTCGCTCGAGACGAAGATGACATCGTCGGCACCGCGGCGGCCCGCCTCACGGAGGGCGGCCTTGTTCACGGCGTACGACAGGGTCTTCGCGCCCTGCAGCAGCCACGGGGCGGTCTGCGCGATGTCGTGCCGGTAGCCGCGGTCGAGGGTGACCACGCGG carries:
- a CDS encoding aminodeoxychorismate lyase; protein product: MPASSTPGSDGDDLVIVLERAAAPATAHGTPPAPAAPTVLSQAEARIRVDDLAVTRGDGVFESIGVLDGRFIELERHLARLAHSAAMLDLPAPDLAAFEAAARAGVAAHTPAPELLVKLLYSRGIEGADAASGWVQVLTGPDHGSSRRDGIRVVTLDRGYRHDIAQTAPWLLQGAKTLSYAVNKAALREAGRRGADDVIFVSSDGIVLEGPTSTVVVREGDTFLTPRTDLGILAGTTQAAVFDALGRLGFETAEALIEPDRLAAADGLWLLSSGRLIAPVRELDGRAMPVDRDFTVTVFEEAFALQL